The window GTGGACCGTCACGGTGGGCGCCGACTCCCCGGATCACGCGGTCCAACTCCTAGATTACTATCCCCGGATGATCACCGTTGACGCAGGCGACACGGTAACCTTCACCAACGGGGCAACCGTGGAGCACACGGTGGCATTCTTCTCCGGCGCAAAGCCGCCGGCGCTCGCAGCGCCGGAGCCAGATGGGCGCGTCCGGTTTCCCTCGAGCGTCGCGTTTCCGGGGGGTGGGCCAGCGTACGATGGGACCGGCGTCGTCAACTCCGGCCTCCTCGCGGGCGACCACAAGAGCTGGACCCTCACGTTTACAAAGCCGGGCCGCTATACGTATCAGTGTCTGTTGCACCCGGCCCAGGTCGGCACGATGGTCGTCCAGCCCGCGGGCACCCCGTACCCCAAGACGCAGGCGCAGTACGATCAACTGGCGGCTCAGGCACGGGCACAGGGTCTTGCGGCCGGGGCCAAGCTGCAGTCTGCGAATCGGACTGCCGCTTTTGCGGGTGAGCACGGCACCATCTGGACTGCG is drawn from bacterium and contains these coding sequences:
- a CDS encoding plastocyanin/azurin family copper-binding protein: MGRVPAILLTVATVAFSLSVPGGLGAAAAGTTWTVTVGADSPDHAVQLLDYYPRMITVDAGDTVTFTNGATVEHTVAFFSGAKPPALAAPEPDGRVRFPSSVAFPGGGPAYDGTGVVNSGLLAGDHKSWTLTFTKPGRYTYQCLLHPAQVGTMVVQPAGTPYPKTQAQYDQLAAQARAQGLAAGAKLQSANRTAAFAGEHGTIWTASLVGDAKQRIAIYTFGTSPLTVKVGDTVRWVMKDPDEIHTVTFPGTGQVPAFIVPQPQSETPPKLYYNPAVLKPAGGADHKGNAYYNSGLLVPFNPPGPDEYSLTFTQPGTFTYWCVVHVPEGMRGTVVVTP